The Juglans regia cultivar Chandler chromosome 10, Walnut 2.0, whole genome shotgun sequence genome includes the window GGATTTATTCAGCCTAGTTATTCACCCTGGGAAGCACCAGTGCTATTTGTTAAGAAGAAGGATGGTACCCTTAGAATATGTATTGATTATCGAGAGCTCAATAAGGTAAGCATCAAGAATAAGTACCCCCTACCTCGAATTGATGATTTATTCGATCTACTCCAATGTGCTACTACCTTTTCAAAGATTGATTTAAAGTTGGGATACTATCAATTGAGGATAAAAGATCAAGATATACCCAAGACTGCCTTTAGGTCtaggtatgggcattatgagtttaaagtgatgccttttggaTTGGCCAATGCCTCTGCAACATTTATGGATATGATGAATAGAGTATTCCGACTTTATTTGGATTCttttgtgatagtttttattgatgatatattggtcTATTCTCGAGAACCGGGAGAGCAAACCTGTCACCTTCGATTGATTCTAGGAAAGTTGAGAGAACATCAACTTTATACAAATATGAATAAGCGTGAGTTTTGGTTGGAGGAAATTAAATTTCTCGGTCATGTCATGTCTCGAGATGCTGTAGCGGTTGATCCAAGTTAAGTCGAAGATGTCTTAGCATGGCCACGCTCTTCAACGGTGCACGAAATTCAGAGTTTCTTGGGACTCATCGGATACTATCGAAGGTTTGTGGAAGGTTTTGCTCAGTTGTTGGGACCTCTCACTACTCTTACTAGGAAGAATGTAGAGTTTGTTTGGTCCGACAAATGCTAGAAGAGTTTCCAAGAGTTGAAAAAGAGATTAACTACATCACCTGTTCTGGCGCTTCTTGAACCACACAAGCTATTTGTCGTCTTTAGTGATGCTTCCAAATTTGGTCTGAGGTTTTTTCTTATGCAGGAGGGAAGATTTGTGGCATGTGCATCCCGCCAATTGAAAGAtcatgagaagaattattcCACGCATGATTTGGAATTAGCAGCTATGGTTTTCGCTTTTAAGATTTGGTGGTACTACTTGTATGGGGAGACTTGTGAAATCTACACTGATCGTAAGAGTCTAAAGCATCTATTCTCCCAGAAAAATCttaatatgagacagaggagatggtTAGAATTAATCAGTGATTACAGTGCGAGATTAAGTACCATCCAGGAAAAGCAAATCAGGTTGTGGATGTCCTAAGTCGGAAGTCTTATTCGGTTGATGAGGCTGAGTCATCAGGGTTAgactctctcctttgtggaatAAGGAGACTTCTTGCTGAGAGTTCGCAGTAAAATGAGATGTTGACTTCAATGCATGATATCcgaatttttgattttttggaaccAAAGACTCTGAAGGAAAAAGACTCAAAATTGTTATATATTAGAGAAAGAGTCAAGAAGTCACAAGGACCCGCACATTTCAGTCTAGGCAAagatgatattcttttatttcgaTATTGTAGGGTGATTCCTACAGAATAAGAATTTAAAGAACGAATCTTGGCTGAGGCTCATGCAGCCccttattcagttcatcctAGAAGTACAAAGATGTACCGAGACTTGAAGAAagatttttggtgggaaggaataAAGAAGACATCGTTTTATTTATTGCAAAATGTTCAACCTGTCGACAGGTTAAAGTTGAGCATCAGAGGCCTGCTGGCTATCTTCAACCCCTtcctattcctgagtggaaaTGAGATGACATTGCAATGGACTTTGTAATAGGACTACCAAGAACATCTAGTGGGAAAAATTCGATTTGGGTAATtattgatcggttgaccaagagtgccaaTTTCTTACCTATTTCCAACACTGATACATTGGGGATTTTGACTCAGTTGTATGTCAAAGAAATAGTGCGTCTTCATGGGATACCCAAGAGTATAGTATCAGATAGGGACCCACGATTGAAGTCTCATTTCTGGAAGAGTTTGCAGACAGCCTTGGGCACCAAGTTGAAATTTAGCAATGCTTATCATCTTCAAACTGACGGCCAATCAGAACGCACCATTCAAACCCTCGAGGATATGTTACAGACatgtgttttagattttaaggaaAGTTGGAAAATCATCTACCACTTatagagtttgcttataataacagttttcaaaCGTCTATTCAAATGGCCCCTTATGAAGCTCTTTATGGGAGGAAGTGCACATCTCCTTTgttttgggatgaagttggcgaaGAGAACCTACTTGGGTCAGAAATTGTTCAGGAGTTAAGGAATCATGTTCAAGTTATAAGAGACAAGATGGCAGCAGTGCAGAGTCGTCAAAAAAGCTACTCGGACACGAGGAGAAGAGATCTATCATTCGAGAAAAGTGATTGGGTATACTTCAAAGTCTCACCAATGAAAGGCGTTAAATGTTTTGGTAAGAAATGGAAACATAGCCCGAGATATGTGGTCCATTTTAGATTCTGGAAAAAGTAGAACCTGTCGCTTATAAAATTGCCTTGCCAGAATATTTTGGAGAGATTCATGATATTTTCCATGTGTCATCACTAAAGAAGAGCTTTGGACAACAAGAACCATGTTTCATTGACCCAAAaagcattcaacttcagcctgaCCATACTTATGAAGTTGTGCTGACTCAGATCATGGACATAAATGAACAACAATTGAGAACCAAGACGACACATTTAGTTTTGGTATCATGGGGAGATCCTTTAGCTCAGGATTTCTcctaggagagagagaaagacatgAGAAAATTTTACCCTTACCTGTTCGGGTAgttttgaatgtttgttttctttctcaagCTTGTTTTGAGCTTTGTGTTGTATCTTGTCTTGGAATCAATAAAAGaacttgccaatttcgaggacgaaatttattTTAAGGGGGGAAGATGTGAGATCCTTAAAATCTTCTTATGTTTTAAttccttattatttatttcaatgtgttattttatttatattattttattttggtgtatTTACGGTTTGGGCCTTTGTtattgtagtgtttttatttttttggtgggctatgtgtgtgttttgtttgggcCGTGTATGTGTTGTGTCATGACCCAGCCCGTGTGTTTTGAACCCAACCCGTGTGAATTTTGGGCCCAGCTCGTGCTTGCATTATGAAACCTAGCCCTTATTggcaaacggcgccgttttggatAGAACCCTAGGGTTCCATCACATTCTTCATGCACTGTTCTTCCtatccttcttccttcttcttttcttcttctttcttctaccttcttcttcttccttcgaaTTGCTTCTTCTACGCAATTGCTACCAACACCATTTTCCTCCTCCAATTGAACCATAGCCACGCAATGCAACCTGCAAGCCACCACCTCCTTCTTTCTATCTCTTTCTTTCCACCTCCATCTTCCATGAGTTACTCGGTGTCATTCGGTAGTGGACTCCAAGAGGTTGCTGTCAAGACGTCGCTCCACTTAGCCACCTCCTTCTTCCGTGAGCAGCTTTGTGTCGACCGGCATTGGACTTCAAATTGATCTGTCAACCGCTGTGCCACACATCCGCATCTCATCCCTTCTCTTCTCCACGGCTTGTACCGCcatcttctcttcttctacccGTGTGACACACGGCCAGCTGCTACCACCATGCTCAGCCTATAAATAGGATTGAGTTCCTCACTTCTCAGAGGATTCGAAATTAGttaatctctttctctttctctctcaaccCGAAATCTTGTTTCCAAAAGTTTGTAGTTgttatcaatgttttgaataccgtaccggatgttgtaccggtcaaggcactggaacgaaatatttcggtatcggtaccggtaccgtttcaggatagcgtttcgggataatatttcagaatagtcgatacataaataaattatatataaaaattatattccaaaataatagtctatatataaataaattatatacaaatacatatatataaattataaatagtctagtctgaattgtgggttaaaaaataagcttgtagtttgaaaaaacgaaaaaaaaaacactggccgaAATTGAGGTCGGTATCGGCCGATACGGCCAgtatgaaatagatatagtacctgtaccggccagaCGACCAGTATGAAAAATTTCAGCCGTACCGAGCGGTaaggtacgaaatttaaaactatggtTGTTATCCCGAAAGCTTTAGGCCTTTTTGCCTTGTGCACCACCATGAACCACCGCAAGCAGTGTTTTTCCTTGGTTGTTTGACCATCCTTGAGAGCCACCCGTGTATATCAACTTGTAATTTAGCCAACCCGTGAGTTGAGAGCTCTTTTTGGCACTTTGCTGCCATTATCTCCGCCGTGTGCCGCCACCTTAGGCAACACCCCTTTCGCGCAATCTTccaaaattttccaatcttccTATATGTAATTTTGCAACGCAACTCAAGAGttttaaataatgttattatagtTGGCATTTATTTGTAAACTGTTGGTTTGTTAGAATTGGGCATTGGGctggattggaggatgggattaCGCTTGTAGTTGATTGTGGAACtgtatatttgtaattgttgagaatttatgtaaatgagttaTTTACGATGTCATCCaatatttgttgttgttatgCATATTTAtcgtctttaataaattgtgctATGAAGTCACGTTGTCTGTTTAGAATTGAGACTGATGGGATAAATTATGttggtgcgtgtgtatcacgaccccaagctgagatagaacattatctcggtggagctcctctagtcACTAAAGAGTGTAACAGATTGACATGACCTCCCCTGAGTTGTTGCAGGGCCAGGACTGGAACagacgagacggtaacgctctcatACCGATTCCATGGTCTTTTGCTGGCCAGCTTAGAGGATGTTTGGCCATGTATGCGCTGGGCACGGAATTGGGCAtcactcgttacgaagtctcataCACGaacgttacccgtggtgtgacgatGAGAGCCAAGGTGTGCGGACGGTCCATAAGGGAGACCACGgtgcatgcataataaaataatggttatggTTGGGCCAAAATGAGACTTTTGGCATGAGTGattaaaagtatatttttggaaaaaatgaaatgttgGTTTGTTACCTTAATATTTAATCGTATGTGGACGTGTGATTGtattaatgtgttttaaatctATTAAATGTTTTGCTTGGTTAATTACTtgttgagatgtcataatctcattgtggtgttttatcCTACGGGTTCGTCTTATGGTTCTGTAGATTTTGACGCAGACCCCGAGTATGAACCTGAGGGGCTGACTCCGCCAGAGGCTTGACTTGCCGATATGTTGTTAGCattttgggatttgtttcccttatgttatttgttttatttaaattatctgtcggatgactgtataattcttACAAAGATATTTTACTGTCTTTGAacattctggtacttaataaagaatgacctttttatttctccgctgtGAGTATTTTATTGTACACTCATTGCATGTtatacacactctgagcactggtcgttgGGGTGTGTGATCCATGtgatcatcatcccggtgtcatcaactccactaaaataaaacgtaggggtcgagggcgccacacgTGGTAACTACAGAAGTCAGTCAAAGACAAGAGAAAATGTCAAATGTTTCTACTATGATAAATAgggtaatataaaaaaatacttcaaggcttggaaaaacaaattggaagaggagaaaaagCAGAAGAAGGTGGATGATCAAAATACTACAGCTAGTGTTTCAGATGAAGAAGTGACAATACTTTCTGTAGGAGAGAATGAGTGTTTTCATGTTGCAGATCCTCATGTAGAATGGGTGATTGATTCAGCAGCTTCCTACCATGTTATCCCAAAGAAAGAACTCTTTACTGTGTATAGAGGAGGCAACTTTGGCAGGGTGAAGATGTGCAATGAAGTTATGCTGATATTGTGGGAATTGTGACATTTGTATTGTTACATATGTTGGATGTACCCTAACATTGAAGGATGTGTGACATGTTCCACATATACACTTGAATCTGATATCTACACATGCTCTTGATGAGGCAGGTTATGAGAGTTATTTTGGCAACAAAAGATGGAAACTGTCAAAGGGGTCAATGGTGTATGCTAGAGGCAAGATCTGTTGTACATTTTACAAGACTGAAGTAAAGGTGTGTGGTGATGCAGTGAATGCAACTACAGATGGTTTCACCAGACTTGTGGCACAAGTGGCTGGTCACATGAGTGAGAAGGGATTGCAGGTTTTGGGAAGGAAGTCTCTTATTCCTTTTGCCAAAGGTATGTCGCTAAATCCCTGTGATTATTGTCTCCTTGGTAAGCATCATAGAATTTCTTTTCAGAAAACCTCTAGTAGAAAACAAAATGTGTTGAATTTGATTTAttctgatgtatgtggtcccatTAAAGTGGACTCCTTAAGTGGAAATAagtattttgtacttttattgatgatgctTCAAGAAAGCTCTGGgtgtattttttgaaaacaaaagatcAAGTATTCTAACATTTCAAGAAGTTCCATGCCATGGTAGAAAGGGAAACTAAAATATCTTTGAAGTGTCTTCATACTGATAATGGAGGTGAGTACACGTCTATTGAGTTTAAGGAGTATTGTTCAGAACATGGCATTAGACATGATAAGACAGTTTCGGGTACCCCACAACATTATGGTGTGGCAGAGAGAATCAATTGCACTATTTTAGAGAAGGTCAGATGCATGATGAAGATGGTAGGATTGCCTAAGTCTTTCTGGAGTGAAGCTGTTTGTACTGCATGCTATCTATAATCGGTCTCCATCAGTTCCTTTGGGGTTCGAGGTTCCAGAAAAAGTGTGGATTGGAAAGGATGTGCCTTATTCTCACTTGAAGGTATTTGGGTGCAAGGCATTTGCACATGTGCCAAAGGAACAACGTGCTAAGCTTGATCATAAGGCCACCCCCTGTATACTTGTTGGCTATGGAGATGCAGAATTTGGCTACAAGCTGTGGGAtccagagaagaagaaaatcatcAGAAGTAGAGATGTGATTTTCATAGAAAACCAGACATTGGCAGACTTTGAGAAAGTAGAGAAGCCAAGACAAGGAGCTGAAGGTGTTTCTAAACTTACACCTATCTCTTTGTGTCCAGAGAGTGCCACTAATGGTGAAGAGATACAAGTTGAAGATCAAGGTGATGAGCCAACAACAGTTGATGAGAATGATGAAGTAGGCGCAGGGGGAGCAGTCTACTCCACTAGAACCTCAGGTTAAGAGGTCTACAAGGGAGCATCGTCCATCAACTAAATATCCTGAGTCCGATTATGTTTTGATTACGGATGAGGGGGAGCCAGAAAGTTTTCAAGAAGTGAAAACTCATAAGGAACAACAAAAGTGAATGAATGTTATGGAGGAAGAGATGAATTCTTTACACAAGAATGACACTTTTGAGTTAGTGGAGCTTCCTAAATGCAAAAAGGCTTTAGGAAACAAATGGGTATTCAAGCGTAAGAGTGATGGTGGAAAGCTAGTAAAACACAAAGCTCGATTGGTGGTAAAAGGCTTCAATCAAAGGAAGGGAATAGATTTTGATAAGATATTCTCTCCGGTTGTCAAAATGAATTCCATTCACGTTATGTTAGGTCTTGCAGCTAGCTTGGGCCTTGAGCTTGAATAGTTAGATGTAAAGACTGCTTTTCTCCATGGTGGCTTGGAGGAAGAGATCTACACGGTTCAACCAGAAGGATTTGAAGTCAAAGGGAAGGAGCACATGGTTTGTAAATTGAAAAAGAGTCTCTATGGGTTGAAGCAGGCTTCAAGGCAATGGTATAAGAAGTTTGACTCATTCATGACTGGTCATGGATATACCATAACAAAGGCAGATCATTGTGTGTATGTTAGAAGGTTCCCTGATGGTAAGACTATTATTCTTATGTTATATGTAGAGATGATATGTTGATAGTTGGACAAGATGTTCAGTTCATTCAAAGTTTGAAGGCAGAGTTGTTCAAGTCATTTGACATGAAAGATCTTGGCCCAACACGACATATTCTAGGTATGGAGATTGTTTGTGACAGGAAAGCTAAGAAGTTGTGGTTATCACAAGAGAAGTATATTGAGCGGATACTAGAGATGTTTAATATGAAGCATGCTAAACTTGTGAGGACTCCTCTTGGTGGTCATTTCAAGCTAAGTAAGAAGACTTGTCCGTCCTTCTACCATGGATGAGAAAGATAACATGGCAACCATTCCTTACTCCTCTGCAATCAGGAGTTTGATGTATACTATGGTTTGCACACGCCGAGATATTGCTCATGCAGTAGGAGTTGTTAGCAGGTTCCTAATTAATCCTGGTAAAGATCATTAGCAAGCAGTGAAATGGATTTTCAGATATTTGAGAGGTACCACAAATATGTGCTTGATTTTTAGTAGCTCAGAACCAATCTTGAAGGGTTATACAGATGCAAATATGGCTGGATACCTTGATGGTAGAAAATCAACTTCAGGGTACTTGGTTACTTTTGCAGGGGGAGCTTTATCATGGGAGTCAAAACTGCAGAAGTGTGTTGCCTTATCTACTACTGAAGCTGAGTATATTGCAGCAACTGAAGCAGGGAAAGAAATGTTTTGGATAAAACGGTTTCTACAAGATTTAGGTTTGAAGCAAGATGAGTATGTGAttcattgtgatagtcaaagtgcaCTAGACTTAAGCAAGAACGCCACATATCATTCACGTACAAAGCACATTGATGTGAGCTACCATTGGCTACGTCAAGTAGTTGTGGAACAAGCATTACTGCTGAAAAAGATTCACACTGAGAAGAACCCAACTGACATAATGACAAAGGTTGTTATCAGAGAGAAGCTGGAGTTTTGTGCCAGATCAGCCGGCATGGACTCTAACTGAGATGTTAGATTATAATCTCCTCTTATGATGGGCTAgagggggagattgttgaaTAGGTCCATCCCACGTCTCACTTAATCCCATTAGGGCTTCTACTTGCAATTATAAAAGGAAGATGATGTGCTTTATGGGTGGGTGTGTGAGAAAGcaacaaaacaaagagaaaaagaggcAGACGGAGcaacaagtgaaaaaaaaaaaaaatttcttttgtcgTTTGGGTGTGGATTTCACACAGGTATTTCTCCAAACAGTAAAAATTGAGAATTTCTCtaagttgtgttttttctttgggTACTCTAGAGAGTTATAGTATTCAAAGTGGGGATCTCACAAGCATTATCAAACCAGTGATTTGGGGtgaaattattgttttcttaGAGATTGATTATTGTTGTATTTTCCAATTTGTTGAGAACTCAAGTTTTGGGCATTAACTTAAGTATTGTAAactctatattattattaggggtgtaaatttaaaccggaaaatcggtccggaccggacaggaccgaaccagaccggttggtctggttttgaaccggttcctatattatgaaaaccggccggatcTGGTCCGGTTTCAGTTCCGAAGTTTTCGGGGACCAGCCCGGACcggttgaaaaaatatatataaattatttttatatattatacaaaatatttatatataatatataattatatatcatatatgaaataattttatattataatttataaattataacataaaatgttaatattaaatatgaacatttgtaatttgtttaatcatatgttattaatataattatatataagataatattattataatttataaaataaaagtttaatcttaaaaataaaaatttaattgatcatatgctttaaacataatatatatattaaattattaataatattttatcataagaagtaacactttattatatgtcttttacattttaaaaaaatcgaaaaaccagaccggacctgAAACCGATTAAACCGGAGGTACCGttttaggagggtaaccagggcgtaatcagttttgaaaaatgcaaaaccggtacataccagttcggtcctagattttgtccaaaatcagatcggaccggaccgattacacccctgattattatagtggatttgatCGGAGTTGCCCCGtggttttttttccctctacaCTGTAAGGTTTTTCCATGTAAAAAATCAgctgtgttttgtttttgattgTTTGCTTATTTAATCCTTCTAGTTATATGCTTGgataatagatttaattttgcaAGTGGTTATATAAGTGGTTATATTACCCATCATGAATTAATTTGACAGAATGATTCTCTCTTTACGTTGATGAGAATATAAAGACTTTACATGATAAGATATATAACGAGTACAACAAAGGATGTTTACAAAGGCTATGTGCTATATAAGTTACAAACTTCATTCTATAATTATCCAATGATCACTATCTTCTGTTCCTATATTTTTTGAGCTGATGAGTGTTGGAACTGATCTTGAGTTTGTTGCTGTGTTGATAAGTCTTGGAGTCGTGGCAGTGGTTTTGAGGTTGACTGTTTGAGTTTGAGCAGGATCCATAACACTTTGGACCTCCCTTCTCGGGCTAAAGTACCTCGGTTTTGCGTACTAGGTACGATGTGTACCAACCCATTTGGATCGTCGAGCTTCCCCGTAACCCGGAGTAACATCTCTAATGAGAATGAAACCATCTAAAGATCATGGTACTCGGAACTGAAAATGGAAACCAATTTTTGCTGTGCTAAATCTGGAAACACCATTCACTTCTATAAATCACAAAGATTCTGTTACTACACAACTTACATATATTGATTTTAGGTGGAGTTTGGGACTCTGCATTTGTTTGTATCCAAGGCATCTGTCGTAAGAGTTGCCCGAGTAAAAGTAAGTACTTGTCTCAATCTCTTTACCCAAATCCAATTACTTGGCTGCTTGTTCCAGGATTGGAGCTTTAATCCAAGTCTCCTCAAGCCCACTGGTTTGCAGCGGTGGCAATGAAAAAACGCTAACAGTTGAGCTCCCACTCCGAATTTCCTTCAAAACCCGCAGAGCTGAGATAGTGCTCTTCATGTATAAGCTCTTCATATACACGATCTCAGCAAATTCCTTTGGCATTCTGAGCATGTCATCATTCTTGGTAGTATCCGAAGTTGCTGCCGGATCACACACGTCTTCCCTGTTGGCTGGCGAGGTCGTCGGCGGAGCCTGGAGATCATTCATGGGGAAGAGGCGCTCCAGCATTGCCTCGCACTCCTTGACAAGCTTGTAGAGCAGGTCGGTGGTGAAGAAGGGCTCTTGCAAGACCTTCTGAATGAAGGGTAAGCGAATGAGAGCACCTGTTCTTTTGTCATACTTCTTCAGTATCTTCACCAATCCTGTTTAGCATAGCATGCATGTCAATTAGTGAGCATGCGCATGCCTCTAAAAAGCTGTAACATTTCTAAGCCTCTATTTCATAAACGTGATGACTTCTAATACAAGAATATTCATCAAACCAAACTTTAAAGAAAAAGCAATAAGCATATAGATGGACCAGATAAATAAAGGGTGGGCCATAAAAATGCATGCCATATGAGTGGTCGGGTCTCTTCAAATTCtctggtttgctttcaagactaaaatctaaaatttaaaaatctttcctatcatcattacaatttttctaaattcctatataaaataaaataaacaattcaactttttcaaatcaaaacaaaaacaatattaaaaaatatattttaacaatattttattcaactttttaactttaatctcaactcatctcatctcatatctgaaaacaaacaagttaTTCATGTAGAATTTGTACATTTAAGACTCgtataaattagttttttagttaatattttccCCTCATCTTTCGTTATTATTAaaagaacataaacaaaaaaatgaaaaggaaaatattttcgtCATAAacgaattacacaaaaataaatttacaacttAATATACATAGtttaatatgatacgttaaattgtaaagttaattttattataaagtagatttaatgaATTTTATGAAACCACACCAATTTGTCAATATTTACTTTgtgtcatttttatatttatagcaaTTCTCGAATGAAAAAGATACCTGTGTAGTTAAGGGCGCTATAGTTCTCCAACAAAACCATCTCTCCATGGAAATCCACCGTCTCCTTCCAAAGTATCATCATCTCTTCGTTGCAATCCTTTGCCTTCGCCACCCTATCTTGCAACTCCTGCATTAATCCCATCACATATATAAGTACTAATGGGTCAACGACAACACCTATCAAAACATTATTGAATTAtgctaaatattatataactgCTTTTTCATGAATAAGtctttttacaaatttatttattgacatATATGCTGTTGATATAGCTAGAACTAGTTAATCGCATTAGTTTCCATAAAAAGTAGAGAACTGCTACGacacaaatagattatataaaataaattcagaagGTAATGTGATGTTATAGAattcgttaaatttattttataattaaagtaaatttataatttgacgtaccacatcaagaaatatcaatttttagatttacttttatataactcgtttgtagttaaaatattttcctaaaaagtatttgatatttcaagtttgatatttttataaacgTGGCCGATTTCATATTACAATTATAAGGTGCAAGACTTGTAGATGATactactcttttttttcattACTCGGCCACTTTAGTCTATAATTAATAGGAAATGGCATAACGATCGATGGATTAATAAAGCCGTGATTTCTAACATGGATCGATTGAAATGTTCTATTTCTAAACATGGcagacaaaatatatatatatatatatatattttttttttatgtataaactTATCACATCAAtcactatattaatatatttttttattcacttcgttgcaacaaatatataataaataatatatttataatttgacttgaaaggaatatatatatatatataattatttttagaatagtACCATTTCACTTACGATACGTATTCTattcacaatattatatatattgaatatctATTgtattttatcagttttttattttttaatttaaatttttatcatttcaataaCTACCACGCcatataattatagatataaaatttataaatataaatacgacattccttatttttaatattttctatcGTTTGAATCGTTTTAAAAGGGCAAAGACGTTGCTGACGTAGAAAGCACAGTTGGCACAAAGTACCAGTGTCTACAACCAGACGGCCGGCGAGATTGCCATCTGGGGAGACCTCATTGAGAGTGATTGCTAAACGCGGTACACGACAACAACAGCGACGCCACGACAAAAGAGTAACGGCTTCTACCAGTAAACGAGGAGAAACTTCCACGTGCTCATGAGTGTGAGCCCAAAAGAACACTACTACCGGTGCAAGATAGATAGATAGCAAAGAACGACGACATTATAGCTATCGTTTTGGGTTTAATCAAGAATGTGTACGTGTTCTTTGTTCCTGGAAAATCTGTTTCCCCTAAGAACTAGATTAGATCAAACGAAAATATTAGCAGTTTATCAGCTTCAATTTAAGATGATCAATGGCAATATATTGAGTCAAAAGATTAAGAAAGTTTCAATTGATCCCTGCCTAGTTAATGGAAATACAGACGATAACGAAACAGGAATTGAGATTTACGTACGCAACCGTATTTTCTACTCTCTCTCAAAGAAAGAGAgtgagattttggaaaaagataTACCTTCAATCTGATAATGTACTCCTCCTCTTTCTCAACGAAGAACGTGTTAAACTTCTCGAGCTCGTTCTCCAGCAGAC containing:
- the LOC109010755 gene encoding SPX domain-containing protein 2-like — translated: MKFGKSLSIQIEEALPEWRDKFLSYKELKKKLKLLEPKGGDRPTKRSRVEAAESTPGKGPNTSIDEKLSMSKEEIDFESLLENELEKFNTFFVEKEEEYIIRLKELQDRVAKAKDCNEEMMILWKETVDFHGEMVLLENYSALNYTGLVKILKKYDKRTGALIRLPFIQKVLQEPFFTTDLLYKLVKECEAMLERLFPMNDLQAPPTTSPANREDVCDPAATSDTTKNDDMLRMPKEFAEIVYMKSLYMKSTISALRVLKEIRSGSSTVSVFSLPPLQTSGLEETWIKAPILEQAAK